One window of the Rhipicephalus sanguineus isolate Rsan-2018 chromosome 4, BIME_Rsan_1.4, whole genome shotgun sequence genome contains the following:
- the LOC119389065 gene encoding uncharacterized protein LOC119389065, giving the protein MPSGNGICYGSTAVGGAYGSNLGAGGVGLRVPFSNGNLVSYGGATSSGGTGLVGGATLPGVAMGSALGGSTTGVGTGVGLKGGLGGLGGYGGSSYGLYRYPGGFGGANYGALSWRERCRLRHRERQLRRLLLRLRRHQLALARLGYGGWGYGPGFGTGIGAGAGLGAGALGGLGGRAGAGLGGNLGGGLGGSGGVRGRTRGHLNVNSNLYGGFNLGIDTGLSSNVAGYGNAGGGVLGGVRGGVGAEAAGSLGAGAHGGAAVSGAIFEKQSK; this is encoded by the exons ATGCCGAGTGGTAATGGAATTTGCTATGGAAGCACAGCCGTAG GCGGAGCATATGGCAGCAACTTAGGTGCAGGTGGAGTTGGCCTAAGGGTGCCTTTTTCAAACGGAAATCTCGTTTCTTATGGAGGAGCAACCTCATCTGGAGGTACTGGGCTTGTCGGTGGAGCCACTCTTCCTGGGGTAGCGATGGGGAGTGCGCTTGGAGGCAGCACCACAGGCGTCGGTACCGGCGTGGGGCTTAAAGGGGGCCTGGGAGGCCTGGGAGGCTATGGAGGCTCTTCATATGGATTATACAGATATCCAGGAGGCTTTGGTGGTGCCAACTATGGTGCACTGAGCTGGCGCGAAAGGTGCAGGCTAAGGCACAGGGAGCGCCAGCTGAGGCGCCTTCTGCTCCGTTTGCGGCGCCACCAGCTGGCTCTCGCTCGACTAGGTTACGGTGGTTGGGGCTATGGACCTGGCTTTGGAACAGGAATAGGAGCAGGCGCAGGCTTGGGAGCCGGTGCTCTTGGAGGACTGGGAGGACGAGCAGGAGCTGGGCTAGGCGGCAACCTTGGTGGCGGCTTGGGAGGCAGTGGCGGAGTTCGTGGTCGAACGCGAGGTCACCTAAATGTCAATAGCAATCTTTACGGTGGATTCAACCTCGGCATTGACACAGGTTTAAGTTCAAATGTGGCAGGGTACGGCAACGCAGGCGGAGGCGTCCTTGGTGGTGTGCGTGGTGGCGTCGGGGCAGAGGCAGCTGGCAGTCTTGGTGCTGGTGCGCATGGTGGTGCCGCTGTTTCTGGTGCAATATTTGAAAAACAATCTAAGTGA